Genomic segment of Panicum virgatum strain AP13 chromosome 2K, P.virgatum_v5, whole genome shotgun sequence:
GAGATCCTTATCTGCAAAGTTTCGTCAGGTTCAGCACTTCTACTTCCCATGGTGACTGGAACGAAAGGGGGTGACACAATATTGCTTCAGGATTCATTCAGCAAAAAGATCAAGGACCTGTGAAGCTGACTTGTGTTGTGATGTTGAGGCCAACCACGTAGATTTTTGCCCCAGAAGTGAAAACTATATCGGCTGCCTCCGGGTCACTGTGGATCTGAAAATGGCAAATGAAAACTTTCGTTAGGCCCGACAAGTCACAGTTCAGACTTCTCCTAGCATAACGATACGCCTGATTGGCATTACATTTGCTTCAGCAGAAGGTGTGGCATTTCCAGCAGCAAAGAAGGCTCCACCCAGCACAACAATCTTTTTCACGTTTTTCACAAAGGAGGGATCCTTCTTGATAGCCTGAAAAAATATTGTTTCGCAATCACCACCATCAGCAATCAGTAATATACTATAAACTCTGAAAATTTCTATGGCGTCAGAGAAAGAACATACCAATGCTACGTTCGTCAGAGGGCCCAAGGCGAGTATGGAGACCTCTCCCGGAAACTGCGAAACCTTATCAACCAAGAACTCAGCAGCGCTTTGGTCAACTTTCTTGATAGTGGGATCAGGAAGCTCTATCTCCCCAAGGCCGTCAGATCCGTGAACAAAGTCGGCAACACGCGGCTTTCCTCCCTATTCACAATACAAGATGTGAATCAGTCCATGCTACATAACTAAATAAACTACCAAACTCCAGCAGATGATGTATGATGTATCAAGGTCGTTTTCCATGGACTTGACGTCAAATGATACAGATGAGCAGGTCTGCAGGTAATGCAGATTTGCATGATACCCGAAATTTCCAGGCTTTGACTTTGGTTCCGGTTGAAGTAACGCTttttaaaatgaaaataaaaaaatggaccctaaactcactgAAGAAGATTTTATACATTCAAATAATATACATGATATAGTTACATTGATTCTTTTCCATATAATGCCTTTGAACCAGGAGCACGGATAAAAACAGCAGTAGATTAATGCCACATGAAGGAACACAGAATCTTCTGATCTCACAACTGTTCCTAAGACATGCGCCAGCAAATTGAAGTACATGAAGAATGAACAATACCTTTAGAGGCTCATGGCTGCCCTCTGCTACTGGAACCTCAGGATGGCCTGCCTTCTCGCACTGTCAGTCAGTTTTAGACAAAGCAGAATTAGTAAGAAGAAACAAAGTGGAAAAGGAGCGTTTGCCATGAGAATGTGTGCTACTACTTACCAGGATCAAGGCATTGCGTGTGGCGTGCTCCGTTGTGCAGTTGCCGAAAATGGTGGTGAGCCCTAGCACTTGCACGCCCGGCGACTGAAATGCCATCATAATTGCTATGCTGTCATCTGGAATCAGAGCATGGATACATTAAGCAAACAAACAGTGACTGTAGGCCTGCAATTTCAGTAGCACCCACCATATCTCACTGCAAATTAACCATAATGATGATACATACAAAAGTTTAAAGGGTGAGCAGGTGAATCTAAAGATGGATATACGATCCTGGTCAGCATCCAAGATTCATGGAATTGCCCAATGGCTGCACTCGTCATACTCCATACTTGGATACCTCTTAAAAAAAATCTACCTAGGGGAGGAAACTGCCCCACCATTTTTTCATTAAAAGGAAGCCCTACCGGCTTATCCAGGTACAGGGCCGGCCCTGACTTTTTGGTGGTCCGGTGCGGAAAAAATAATGGAGGCCCCCATTAactatacaacaacaacatagtcttttttcccaagcaagttggggtaggctagagatgaaacccgaaagaaataagttcaagattcaggcacattgatagctagtctccaagcactcctatccaaaactatctctttagagatattccaattcttaaggtctctcttaaccaactcatcccacgtcagtttaggtctacctctacccctctttacattatcgactcgctcaagaaccccattacgcaccggcgcctcaggaggccttcgttggacatgtccaaaccatctcagccgatgctgaataagtttctcctcaattggtgtcaccccgaccctatcccgaataacttcgttccggactctatcc
This window contains:
- the LOC120671281 gene encoding probable uridine nucleosidase 2 — protein: MEASNGQIHHRDEQPAEEKLIVDTDPGIDDSIAIMMAFQSPGVQVLGLTTIFGNCTTEHATRNALILCEKAGHPEVPVAEGSHEPLKGGKPRVADFVHGSDGLGEIELPDPTIKKVDQSAAEFLVDKVSQFPGEVSILALGPLTNVALAIKKDPSFVKNVKKIVVLGGAFFAAGNATPSAEANIHSDPEAADIVFTSGAKIYVVGLNITTQVSFTDKDLLELRNSKGKHAQFLCDVCKFYLDWHIKSYGAPVIFLHDPVSFAALVRPDLFTFRKGVVRVETQGICAGHTSMDMLLKKWNSENPWTGYSPISVAWTVDVPKMVAFVKELVTRE